In the Methylomonas rhizoryzae genome, one interval contains:
- the lon gene encoding endopeptidase La, with protein sequence MTHENAQDDLIPVLPLRDVVVYPHMVIPLFVGRGMSIDALDAALKQDKQVLLIAQKQAEIDEPKFDDLYKVGTLANILQLLKLPDGTVKVLVEGTQRCSVLQYHEFEGYCAANVLELNDEISIDEQEMEVLQRTAISSFDQYVKLNNKIPPEVLNSLSGIDDPGRLADTMAAHMALKVEEKQNMLEMVDVARRLEGLMTLMEGEVDILEMEKKIRSRVKKQMEKNQREYYLNEQMKAIQKELGEMDEAGNEVDELEKKIENAGMSAEAKTKASAELNKLKMMSPMSAEATVVRNYIDWMVNVPWKKKTKVRHDLKAAEQVLESEHFGLEKVKERILEYLAVHQRVKQLKGPILCLVGPPGVGKTSLGQSIARATNRKYVRMALGGVRDEAEIRGHRRTYIGSMPGKILQNLAKIKTRNPMFLLDEIDKMAADFRGDPASALLEVLDPEQNHTFSDHYLEVDFDLSDVMFVATANTLNIPAPLMDRMEIIRLAGYTEDEKINIATRFLIPKQIKNNGLKESEIEITEVAIRDIIRYYSREAGVRSLEREISKICRKVVKDLLLQASESRIVINSENLDKYLGVRRFTYGVAEDNDQIGQVTGLAWTEVGGELLTIETAVMPGKGKQQATGKLGDVMKESIDAAVTVVRSRANVLGIDNEVFQKNDIHIHVPEGATPKDGPSAGIGMCTAIISALTKIPVRADVAMTGEITLRGEVLPIGGLKEKLLAAHRGGIRTVVIPAENEKDLSEIPENVKSNLTIKCVRWIDEVLEIALQRLPVPIVVDSADKADAPAKGDVKAQTVVAH encoded by the coding sequence ATGACTCACGAAAACGCCCAAGATGACCTAATACCCGTGCTACCGCTACGCGACGTAGTGGTATACCCGCACATGGTGATTCCTTTGTTTGTTGGACGAGGGATGTCCATTGATGCATTGGATGCAGCGTTGAAACAAGACAAACAAGTATTGCTGATTGCGCAAAAACAAGCGGAGATTGACGAACCTAAATTCGACGACCTTTACAAGGTTGGCACCCTGGCCAACATATTGCAGCTCCTCAAATTGCCGGACGGTACCGTGAAAGTGCTGGTGGAAGGTACGCAACGTTGTTCGGTATTGCAATATCACGAATTCGAAGGCTATTGCGCCGCCAACGTATTGGAATTGAACGACGAAATCAGCATAGACGAGCAAGAGATGGAGGTGTTGCAAAGAACGGCCATTAGTTCGTTCGATCAATACGTCAAATTGAACAACAAAATTCCCCCGGAGGTGTTGAATTCGCTGTCCGGTATCGACGACCCCGGGCGTCTGGCCGATACCATGGCTGCGCATATGGCGTTGAAAGTCGAAGAAAAGCAAAACATGCTGGAAATGGTGGATGTAGCCCGACGTCTGGAAGGCCTAATGACGTTGATGGAAGGCGAAGTGGATATTTTGGAAATGGAAAAGAAAATCCGCAGCCGGGTCAAAAAGCAAATGGAGAAAAATCAGCGCGAATACTATTTGAATGAGCAAATGAAAGCCATTCAAAAAGAGCTGGGCGAAATGGACGAAGCCGGCAATGAAGTCGACGAGTTGGAGAAAAAAATCGAGAATGCCGGGATGTCTGCGGAAGCTAAAACTAAAGCTAGCGCGGAGCTGAACAAACTAAAAATGATGTCGCCGATGTCGGCGGAAGCGACGGTAGTGCGTAATTACATCGATTGGATGGTGAACGTGCCTTGGAAAAAGAAAACCAAAGTGCGTCACGACCTTAAAGCCGCGGAACAGGTTTTGGAATCCGAGCATTTCGGGCTGGAGAAGGTTAAGGAGCGTATTCTCGAGTATTTGGCGGTCCACCAGCGTGTTAAGCAATTGAAAGGCCCTATATTGTGCTTGGTTGGGCCTCCGGGAGTGGGAAAAACGTCATTAGGTCAGTCGATTGCCCGGGCGACTAATCGCAAATACGTACGTATGGCCTTAGGCGGCGTTCGCGACGAGGCTGAGATTCGCGGTCATAGGCGGACATATATAGGTTCCATGCCCGGAAAAATTCTGCAAAATCTTGCTAAGATAAAAACCCGGAATCCGATGTTTTTGTTGGACGAAATCGACAAAATGGCAGCCGATTTTCGCGGCGACCCGGCATCCGCCTTACTGGAGGTTCTGGATCCCGAGCAAAATCATACTTTTTCCGATCACTATCTCGAGGTCGATTTCGACTTGTCCGACGTAATGTTTGTAGCGACGGCGAATACCTTGAACATACCCGCACCGCTGATGGATAGGATGGAAATCATTCGTTTGGCGGGTTATACCGAAGACGAAAAAATCAACATCGCGACTAGGTTCTTGATTCCGAAGCAAATCAAAAACAATGGCTTGAAAGAATCTGAGATCGAAATTACCGAGGTGGCGATCAGGGATATTATCCGCTATTACTCGCGGGAAGCGGGTGTTCGTAGTTTGGAAAGGGAAATCTCTAAAATCTGCCGCAAAGTCGTTAAAGATCTGTTGTTGCAAGCATCGGAAAGTCGAATCGTTATAAATTCGGAAAACCTCGATAAATACCTGGGCGTTAGGCGCTTTACCTACGGTGTCGCCGAAGACAACGACCAAATCGGTCAAGTAACCGGTTTGGCGTGGACCGAAGTCGGTGGGGAATTGTTAACCATCGAAACGGCAGTGATGCCCGGAAAAGGTAAACAGCAAGCGACCGGCAAATTAGGTGACGTGATGAAGGAGTCCATCGATGCGGCGGTCACGGTGGTTAGAAGCCGGGCAAACGTGTTGGGTATCGATAACGAAGTGTTCCAAAAAAACGATATACACATTCACGTTCCGGAAGGGGCGACACCGAAAGACGGACCTAGTGCAGGCATCGGCATGTGTACCGCCATTATCTCGGCGTTAACCAAAATTCCGGTGCGTGCGGATGTGGCAATGACCGGTGAAATCACCCTCAGAGGCGAAGTTTTGCCGATTGGCGGTTTGAAAGAGAAGCTTTTGGCTGCGCATAGGGGGGGGATTCGAACTGTTGTGATTCCTGCGGAAAACGAGAAAGATTTATCCGAAATTCCGGAAAACGTTAAAAGCAATTTGACGATCAAATGCGTCCGTTGGATAGACGAAGTTTTAGAAATTGCCTTGCAACGCTTGCCGGTCCCTATCGTCGTTGATTCGGCTGATAAAGCTGATGCGCCTGCCAAGGGCGATGTCAAGGCGCAGACTGTGGTCGCACATTAA
- the lptG gene encoding LPS export ABC transporter permease LptG, whose amino-acid sequence MNVLSYYIIREVTKGALLALLLLLTLFNLFTFSDELKDLGNGNYGLKQVLWYLVLTSPRVTFELIPSAALLGSLFVVGAMANNREIVAMRAAGFSTFWIIRNIMLAGLILVVLAVAIGELVAPASERTAQVLKTTAQNNGVVLRSQYGMWLREGNRFINVRKILDDGSLGDVRIFEIDEQHRLISATRAAHGIFLGEQRWTLQNAAVSIFNPDRVDAKSQAEMPWQSGIDADLLKVAVVNSDNLSLYDLYMYIDFLNANQQKAQRYELAFWSRLINPWVTFVMLMVSVPLVIGIGRGIGAGGRITLGVLIGMTFNILDRIVGHMGLIYDVNPMLIAVMPSLTVFLIATATVWRLS is encoded by the coding sequence GTGAACGTCCTATCGTATTACATCATCCGCGAAGTCACTAAAGGGGCTTTGCTGGCTTTGCTGTTATTGCTTACCTTGTTTAATTTATTCACCTTCAGCGACGAATTGAAGGATTTGGGCAACGGCAACTATGGCTTGAAACAAGTCCTATGGTATTTAGTACTGACCTCTCCCAGGGTGACGTTCGAATTGATTCCGTCTGCGGCTCTACTCGGCAGTTTGTTCGTGGTCGGTGCCATGGCCAACAATCGCGAAATTGTGGCGATGCGGGCAGCCGGGTTTTCTACCTTTTGGATTATTCGTAACATTATGCTGGCCGGCCTGATATTGGTAGTGCTGGCGGTAGCCATCGGCGAATTGGTGGCGCCGGCCAGCGAGCGCACGGCGCAAGTGTTGAAAACCACCGCTCAAAATAATGGCGTGGTGCTACGCTCGCAATACGGGATGTGGTTGCGCGAGGGTAACCGTTTCATCAACGTGCGTAAGATTCTGGACGACGGGTCGTTGGGCGACGTGCGCATATTCGAAATCGACGAGCAGCACCGTTTGATTAGCGCAACCCGCGCCGCGCACGGTATATTTTTAGGCGAGCAACGTTGGACTTTGCAGAATGCGGCGGTTTCGATTTTTAATCCGGACCGCGTCGATGCCAAATCTCAGGCCGAAATGCCGTGGCAATCCGGCATAGATGCCGATTTGCTCAAAGTGGCGGTGGTCAATTCGGACAATTTGTCGTTATACGATCTTTATATGTATATCGATTTTTTGAACGCCAACCAGCAAAAAGCCCAGCGTTACGAACTGGCGTTTTGGAGCCGCTTGATTAATCCTTGGGTAACCTTCGTGATGCTGATGGTCTCGGTGCCTTTGGTGATCGGCATAGGCCGCGGCATAGGCGCCGGAGGGCGCATTACCTTGGGCGTACTCATCGGCATGACTTTCAATATTCTGGACCGCATCGTCGGACACATGGGCTTGATTTACGACGTCAATCCCATGTTGATAGCGGTCATGCCCAGCTTGACGGTGTTTTTGATCGCCACGGCGACCGTGTGGCGTTTAAGTTAA
- the phoR gene encoding phosphate regulon sensor histidine kinase PhoR produces the protein MGRWKREIGIAIAVMLPLLVLGWFIGHTSQMMLTATWLMLIKQCLSINELEQWLARGNFRDLKNRKGIWSDIYYHLWKIKKAEKKRKKKFGRVIDQFRTSTDALPDAAVVLGEFAQIEWTNKAAREVLGLKKSDKGQRIPNLIRSPQFIQFLKSEDYQQKICIASPINDSIMLQISIVPYGEGLRLMLAQDVTQIKSMERMRTDFVANVSHELRTPITVLKGYLETLQEVDEIPTPVARSLAQMSAQTERMQHLIDDLLMLTKLETKPRKSECVKMRELLEQICKESDLLEKDERRIELKVDSNADLAGDIQELQSAFSNLIVNAMKYSPAISPVKVTWFARSDGMLCLEVEDFGEGIPALDIPRITERFYRVDVKRKHKVTGTGLGLAIVKHVMARHDGKLEIESQLGKGSRFRCLFPAQRVYCA, from the coding sequence ATGGGGCGTTGGAAGCGAGAGATAGGGATAGCCATCGCAGTGATGCTGCCGCTTTTGGTATTGGGCTGGTTTATCGGGCACACCAGTCAGATGATGCTGACGGCAACCTGGTTAATGCTGATCAAGCAATGTTTATCGATAAACGAATTGGAGCAGTGGCTGGCACGCGGGAACTTCCGCGACCTTAAAAATCGAAAAGGCATTTGGTCGGACATTTATTACCATTTATGGAAAATCAAAAAAGCTGAGAAAAAGCGTAAAAAGAAATTCGGGCGGGTGATCGACCAATTTCGGACATCTACCGATGCGCTGCCCGATGCGGCCGTGGTGTTGGGCGAGTTTGCCCAAATCGAGTGGACCAATAAGGCGGCGCGCGAAGTGTTAGGTCTTAAGAAATCCGACAAAGGCCAAAGGATTCCTAATTTAATCCGAAGTCCGCAATTCATCCAGTTTCTAAAGTCGGAGGATTATCAACAAAAGATCTGTATCGCCTCGCCGATTAACGACAGCATCATGTTGCAAATCAGTATCGTACCCTACGGCGAAGGCTTGCGGCTGATGTTGGCGCAAGACGTCACGCAAATTAAGAGCATGGAACGCATGCGTACCGATTTCGTTGCCAACGTTTCGCACGAACTGCGTACCCCCATCACGGTATTAAAAGGCTATTTGGAAACGCTGCAGGAGGTGGACGAAATACCGACGCCCGTGGCGCGTTCGTTGGCGCAAATGTCCGCGCAAACCGAACGCATGCAGCATTTGATCGACGATCTGCTAATGCTGACGAAATTGGAAACCAAACCCAGAAAATCCGAATGCGTCAAGATGCGCGAGCTTTTGGAGCAAATCTGTAAGGAAAGCGATTTATTGGAGAAAGACGAACGCCGCATCGAATTGAAGGTCGATAGCAATGCCGATTTGGCCGGAGACATACAGGAGCTGCAGAGCGCATTTTCCAATTTAATCGTCAATGCGATGAAATATTCGCCGGCGATTTCCCCTGTCAAGGTTACTTGGTTCGCCAGGAGCGACGGGATGTTATGTTTAGAGGTGGAGGACTTTGGCGAAGGTATCCCCGCTCTCGACATCCCGCGCATCACCGAGCGGTTTTACCGGGTAGATGTTAAGCGCAAACACAAGGTGACCGGTACCGGTTTGGGCTTGGCTATCGTTAAACACGTGATGGCGCGCCACGACGGCAAATTGGAAATTGAAAGTCAGTTAGGCAAAGGTAGCCGCTTTCGCTGTTTGTTTCCGGCGCAAAGAGTTTATTGCGCTTGA
- a CDS encoding HU family DNA-binding protein, with the protein MNKSELIDAIAAASQLTKADAGRALDGFIKSVEEALKKGDSVALVGFGTFEVKERAERKGRNPQTGEEITIKAAKIPSFKAGKSLKDAVN; encoded by the coding sequence ATGAATAAATCGGAACTGATTGACGCGATTGCGGCAGCATCACAATTGACTAAAGCCGATGCGGGTCGTGCTTTAGACGGTTTTATCAAATCGGTTGAAGAGGCTCTGAAAAAAGGCGATTCGGTGGCTTTGGTAGGCTTCGGAACGTTCGAAGTAAAAGAAAGGGCTGAGCGCAAAGGCCGTAATCCGCAAACCGGGGAAGAAATTACCATCAAGGCTGCAAAAATTCCTTCATTTAAAGCTGGAAAATCTTTAAAAGATGCTGTAAACTAG
- a CDS encoding DUF502 domain-containing protein — MKKLLNYALIGIVALIPVVVILQIVLFVKDRFTDLFRFVYGYSDNYFITFLLFGASFAVITYIGHRVSLGRFSIIAAFEKLVERIPLLSTIYRVTKKLVHMIAGHELQEPREVVYIEYPKEGVWVPAYVTNRIQDRYILFVPTSPNPTSGFAVIVHESKVIRSEMSIEQVTSFIISVGADFEKPSEVDKLPK, encoded by the coding sequence ATGAAAAAGCTTTTGAATTACGCCTTGATCGGTATCGTTGCCTTGATCCCGGTCGTGGTGATATTGCAAATCGTCTTGTTCGTCAAAGACCGTTTTACCGATTTGTTCCGGTTCGTTTACGGATATTCCGATAATTACTTTATTACTTTTTTGTTGTTCGGCGCTAGCTTCGCCGTTATCACTTATATAGGTCACAGAGTCAGCTTGGGCCGATTCTCGATTATTGCGGCGTTCGAAAAGCTGGTCGAGCGCATTCCGCTATTAAGCACGATATACCGAGTAACCAAGAAGTTGGTGCATATGATTGCCGGCCACGAATTGCAAGAGCCGCGCGAAGTGGTTTATATAGAATATCCGAAAGAAGGTGTGTGGGTGCCGGCTTACGTCACTAATAGGATTCAAGACAGATACATACTTTTCGTGCCGACTTCGCCTAATCCCACATCCGGTTTCGCGGTCATCGTGCACGAATCCAAAGTCATTCGTTCCGAGATGAGCATAGAACAAGTGACCAGTTTTATCATCAGCGTGGGTGCCGATTTCGAGAAACCAAGCGAAGTTGACAAGTTGCCTAAATAG
- a CDS encoding cytochrome ubiquinol oxidase subunit I gives MLADTVIELSRWQFAVTALLHFLFIPFTLVLALLLAVTETLAVFSDASAYQRTLRFWRHIFAINFLLALATRLWVLCEFGMNGSYFSHYVGDIVALPLAIEAFTGLAAGVALFVPYCFAYHKLSKFQRCSAICLLALAVHSSAYWVLVANAWLQQPIAAAFDYQSYRMVLQDGLGMLFNPAAADTFIHVLAASYLAAVAVILAVSARQLRQDPQDSAARYMFKLAAPFGLVAVAVLLWQNGSSPAGANLVQRAKYSVLQQAADATLLTDFQARIRSGMETYNLLQQLRDSDNDKQLLSDFNGRQQDLGYAWLLSSWHKPIVGASAGQIESAAQSALPAYRLLFYGSYYSMIAVAWLSAVLMLTAVWKAFAGAGLPAWLITCCCYGWSLPWLASISGWFFAQGGLQPWVVAGVLPIRLAVSSLSVSQLAVSSGGFVLLCVILLMAGRYGLQQANRQAATERSV, from the coding sequence ATGCTTGCCGACACCGTTATCGAATTGTCGCGTTGGCAGTTTGCCGTCACGGCACTATTGCACTTCTTGTTTATACCGTTCACCCTGGTGTTGGCGCTGTTGCTGGCTGTCACCGAAACCTTGGCGGTTTTTAGCGATGCGTCTGCGTACCAACGCACGCTAAGGTTTTGGCGGCACATTTTCGCTATCAATTTCTTGCTGGCTCTCGCCACCCGCTTGTGGGTGTTATGCGAGTTCGGAATGAACGGTTCCTATTTTTCCCATTATGTAGGCGATATCGTGGCCTTGCCGTTGGCGATAGAGGCTTTTACCGGCCTGGCTGCGGGCGTTGCCTTGTTCGTGCCGTATTGTTTTGCCTACCATAAGTTGTCTAAGTTTCAGCGCTGCTCCGCGATTTGCCTGCTGGCGCTGGCGGTACACAGCTCCGCTTATTGGGTGCTGGTTGCCAATGCTTGGTTGCAGCAGCCGATAGCCGCGGCTTTCGATTATCAGTCTTACCGGATGGTGTTGCAGGACGGCCTAGGTATGTTGTTCAACCCGGCAGCGGCGGATACATTTATCCATGTTTTGGCGGCGAGCTATCTGGCCGCCGTAGCGGTGATCTTGGCAGTTAGTGCCCGCCAGTTACGCCAAGATCCGCAGGACTCTGCGGCCCGTTATATGTTTAAGTTGGCAGCCCCGTTCGGGCTCGTTGCCGTTGCGGTTTTGCTGTGGCAGAACGGTTCATCGCCCGCCGGTGCTAACTTGGTGCAACGGGCAAAATATTCCGTTTTACAGCAAGCTGCAGACGCAACGCTTTTGACCGATTTTCAAGCGCGCATACGTAGCGGCATGGAAACTTATAATTTGTTGCAGCAACTGCGCGACAGCGATAACGATAAGCAGCTCTTGTCTGACTTCAACGGCCGTCAACAGGATTTGGGTTACGCCTGGTTGTTAAGCTCTTGGCACAAGCCCATAGTTGGTGCTAGCGCGGGGCAGATAGAGTCAGCAGCACAATCCGCGTTGCCGGCGTATCGATTATTATTTTACGGGAGTTATTATTCGATGATCGCCGTTGCATGGCTTAGCGCCGTTTTAATGTTAACAGCGGTTTGGAAGGCTTTTGCCGGGGCCGGTTTGCCTGCTTGGCTGATCACGTGTTGCTGCTACGGCTGGAGTTTGCCTTGGCTCGCCAGCATATCCGGCTGGTTTTTTGCGCAAGGAGGTTTGCAGCCATGGGTTGTTGCAGGGGTGTTGCCGATCCGGTTGGCAGTGTCTTCGTTAAGCGTTTCCCAATTGGCGGTGAGCAGTGGCGGATTCGTACTGCTATGCGTAATTCTGTTAATGGCCGGACGATATGGCTTGCAGCAAGCCAATCGGCAGGCGGCGACGGAGAGGTCGGTATGA
- the phoB gene encoding phosphate regulon transcriptional regulator PhoB — MSNLNALVVEDDDAIREMLLMVLEQAQLQVTAVGSAEQALQALAEHRVDLLLLDWMLPGISGVELARRLKREPGYKDLPIILLTARGEEEDKIRGLEIGADDYVTKPFSPKELIARIKAVMRRSGKLTETGQLKIGDLTLDADQHRLTIAGKTVDVSPTEFRLMQFFMANPDKVYSRTHLLDQVWGRSVYIEERTVDVHIRRLRKLLAEFGREDLIQTVRGFGYRFSIAG, encoded by the coding sequence ATGTCGAATTTGAATGCCCTGGTTGTGGAAGACGACGATGCCATTCGGGAAATGTTGCTCATGGTATTGGAACAGGCCCAATTGCAGGTTACCGCGGTCGGTAGCGCGGAGCAGGCACTGCAAGCGCTTGCGGAACATAGAGTCGATTTGTTGCTACTGGATTGGATGTTGCCGGGTATCAGCGGAGTGGAGCTGGCTCGTCGCCTGAAACGGGAGCCCGGCTACAAAGACTTGCCGATTATTTTGCTTACCGCGCGGGGAGAGGAAGAAGACAAGATTCGCGGATTGGAAATCGGTGCCGATGATTACGTCACCAAGCCGTTTTCACCTAAGGAGTTGATTGCCAGAATTAAAGCGGTGATGCGGCGCAGCGGTAAGCTGACCGAAACCGGGCAATTGAAGATAGGCGATTTAACGCTGGATGCCGATCAACATCGCTTGACCATTGCCGGAAAGACGGTGGATGTTAGTCCGACCGAGTTTCGGCTTATGCAGTTTTTTATGGCCAATCCCGATAAAGTCTATAGCCGCACCCATTTGCTCGACCAAGTTTGGGGGCGTAGCGTCTACATAGAGGAGCGTACGGTCGATGTGCATATCCGTCGCTTGCGGAAATTACTGGCCGAATTCGGCCGGGAAGATTTGATCCAGACAGTACGCGGATTCGGCTACCGCTTTTCCATTGCGGGGTAA
- the cydB gene encoding cytochrome d ubiquinol oxidase subunit II, whose translation MTMDLESLRLIWWLILGVVVVVFTLCEGLALGVFLLLPLASRQPSHSRQMLQSIAPTSLLGLLWLLVLLATLFAVWPIVYAVSLAGFYTLLVPLLTVLCARTAALPLRLFELAAWEKYENRIALACGYLPAITLGIIAGNLLKGIPFHLESDMRILFLGDTIGLCNPFALLVAATFTALLAFYGSLWVQLNTEGQLRHEVAALSMRLALVFVVLFVLTGLWLSHLEGYHITSELLPNAASNPLAKFVKRAEGLWLDNYEHIPVLWGLPVFVAVAAPAAAALALRGKAYYAMLTGVLTVGVAVLTFGVSMFPFLLPSNISLNTSLSIWDSSASQTSAGLLLPVGLIAVPLIAVVTRCLFGFFNRQDLAKD comes from the coding sequence ATGACGATGGATCTGGAGTCGTTACGCTTGATCTGGTGGTTAATTTTGGGCGTTGTTGTCGTTGTATTTACCTTGTGCGAAGGTTTAGCCTTGGGCGTGTTTTTGCTTCTACCGCTTGCGAGCCGGCAGCCAAGCCATAGCCGGCAAATGTTGCAGTCGATCGCACCGACCAGCTTGCTCGGCCTGCTTTGGCTATTGGTTTTGTTGGCGACCTTATTTGCCGTATGGCCCATCGTCTACGCAGTGTCCTTGGCCGGTTTTTATACTTTACTGGTTCCCTTGCTTACGGTGCTGTGCGCGCGGACTGCCGCGTTGCCGCTAAGATTGTTTGAATTAGCAGCTTGGGAGAAATATGAAAACCGGATTGCGTTGGCCTGCGGTTACCTGCCGGCGATCACATTAGGAATCATTGCCGGCAATCTGCTGAAAGGTATCCCGTTTCATTTGGAAAGCGATATGCGTATCCTGTTTTTAGGGGATACCATTGGCTTGTGTAATCCGTTTGCGCTGTTAGTGGCGGCTACGTTTACGGCGCTACTCGCTTTCTACGGCAGTTTGTGGGTACAGTTAAATACGGAGGGTCAGCTAAGGCATGAGGTGGCTGCGCTTTCCATGCGTTTGGCGCTGGTGTTTGTCGTGCTGTTCGTGCTGACCGGGTTATGGTTAAGTCATTTGGAAGGCTATCATATTACCTCCGAACTGCTTCCCAACGCAGCGTCCAATCCGTTGGCGAAATTCGTCAAACGCGCAGAAGGCCTGTGGCTGGACAACTACGAACATATCCCGGTTTTGTGGGGGTTGCCGGTATTCGTCGCAGTCGCCGCGCCGGCCGCCGCCGCCCTTGCACTGAGGGGTAAGGCTTATTACGCGATGTTGACGGGCGTGTTGACGGTTGGCGTAGCGGTTTTGACCTTCGGGGTTTCTATGTTTCCGTTTTTGTTGCCGTCGAATATCTCGTTGAATACCTCGCTGAGCATTTGGGACAGTAGTGCCAGCCAAACCAGCGCCGGCTTGTTGCTGCCGGTCGGCTTGATCGCGGTTCCGCTAATAGCCGTTGTTACTCGTTGCTTGTTCGGATTTTTTAACCGGCAAGACTTGGCAAAGGATTGA
- a CDS encoding SurA N-terminal domain-containing protein: MLLEIREKVQGVFATIILVFICVLFGLWGIQNYLGGGKEAPVITVGDKEFFQRDVNQAYRQFEQNLAGMKFDEETLKQQVVEKLIRDEVLLQYAESQKLTVTDDVARDFVQSLEYFQKDGKFDKSQYQTLLNAQGMSSDEFVRRIKKALIMEQVQRGIVDSGFVTPAEIESFFKIQNQQRDVEYVTLPLKVDATQPTEEDVNAYYQQHLDRFQTEEQVAIQYVELALSKLAADVKATDDELKAFYEEQKAQYTTPERRKISHILFAFGKDGNQSEALQRAQRAKQELAGKDFASLAAEVSDDKLTAKNGGDLGLFNVGVMEKDFEEAASRLKQGEVSDPVKSAFGYHLIKVTELVAGEIKPFATVKSELLPAYQKAQAESRYNELAEKLAEVSYENPGSLEAVAQLLGVEIQTTPLFTRVRGEGIAANDKVRQATFSEDVLKGNNSEPLELAGDQVVVLRMLSHNPAATKDLNSVKDQVIEALLNERAGLRVTELADSLKKELQSGKSFTEVAQAAGLTVKKLSSVTRTAKDIDPGLVQAVFRAAKPQANQASVVVIDNVGGSKTVAAISRVIEGAMTEADKAQQAGLAKNMAAAFGRAQFEAVLNQLETEADLTVAKP, translated from the coding sequence ATGCTATTAGAAATTCGAGAAAAAGTGCAGGGTGTATTCGCGACGATCATTCTGGTATTCATTTGTGTACTGTTTGGATTGTGGGGGATACAAAACTACCTAGGCGGGGGAAAAGAGGCGCCGGTGATCACCGTCGGCGATAAGGAGTTTTTTCAACGCGACGTCAACCAAGCGTATCGGCAGTTCGAGCAGAACTTAGCCGGTATGAAGTTCGACGAAGAAACGCTGAAGCAACAGGTTGTAGAAAAATTGATTCGAGACGAAGTGCTGCTGCAATACGCAGAGTCGCAAAAGCTAACGGTGACGGACGATGTTGCTCGGGACTTCGTTCAGTCTTTGGAGTATTTCCAAAAGGACGGGAAATTCGATAAAAGCCAATATCAAACTTTGTTGAACGCGCAAGGCATGTCTTCCGACGAATTCGTCAGGCGCATTAAAAAAGCGTTGATCATGGAGCAGGTACAGCGAGGCATAGTCGATAGCGGTTTTGTGACGCCGGCCGAAATCGAAAGCTTTTTTAAAATTCAAAATCAACAACGCGACGTCGAATATGTGACGTTGCCGTTGAAAGTTGACGCTACGCAACCGACTGAGGAAGACGTTAATGCCTACTATCAACAGCATTTGGATCGCTTTCAAACCGAAGAACAAGTTGCTATTCAATACGTCGAGTTGGCCTTGTCCAAACTGGCTGCCGACGTCAAGGCAACGGACGACGAGTTAAAAGCGTTCTACGAGGAACAAAAAGCGCAATACACCACGCCGGAACGCCGAAAAATTAGCCACATTCTGTTTGCGTTCGGCAAAGACGGAAACCAGAGCGAAGCGCTGCAACGCGCGCAGCGCGCTAAACAAGAGTTAGCCGGCAAAGACTTTGCTAGCTTGGCTGCCGAAGTATCCGACGATAAGTTGACTGCTAAAAACGGTGGAGACCTTGGGCTATTTAACGTCGGCGTGATGGAAAAAGACTTTGAAGAAGCGGCTAGTCGCCTAAAGCAAGGCGAAGTTTCCGATCCGGTTAAATCGGCGTTCGGATATCACTTGATTAAGGTAACTGAACTGGTAGCGGGAGAAATAAAGCCGTTTGCCACGGTTAAATCCGAACTATTGCCAGCCTACCAAAAAGCTCAAGCGGAAAGCCGTTATAATGAATTGGCCGAAAAGCTTGCGGAAGTGAGTTATGAAAACCCTGGTAGTCTGGAAGCAGTCGCTCAATTGTTAGGGGTTGAAATTCAAACCACACCTTTGTTTACGCGAGTGCGTGGCGAAGGGATTGCCGCCAATGACAAGGTTAGGCAGGCCACATTTTCGGAAGACGTGTTGAAAGGCAACAATAGTGAGCCGCTGGAACTGGCAGGCGATCAGGTTGTGGTATTGCGTATGCTGTCGCACAATCCGGCAGCTACCAAGGATCTGAATTCGGTCAAAGATCAGGTCATAGAAGCACTGCTCAACGAGCGCGCGGGCCTACGCGTCACGGAGCTCGCCGATAGCTTGAAAAAGGAGTTGCAATCGGGAAAATCGTTTACGGAAGTTGCGCAGGCTGCGGGATTGACAGTCAAAAAATTATCCAGTGTGACGCGTACGGCTAAAGACATCGATCCTGGCCTTGTGCAAGCCGTGTTTCGTGCAGCAAAACCGCAAGCCAATCAAGCTAGCGTAGTCGTAATAGATAACGTAGGGGGTAGTAAAACGGTCGCCGCCATCAGTCGTGTTATCGAAGGAGCGATGACGGAGGCTGATAAGGCCCAGCAAGCAGGTTTGGCAAAGAACATGGCCGCGGCATTCGGCAGAGCGCAATTCGAAGCAGTTTTGAATCAGCTGGAGACCGAAGCCGACCTTACCGTTGCCAAGCCGTAA